In a single window of the Nodularia spumigena CCY9414 genome:
- a CDS encoding PP2C family protein-serine/threonine phosphatase, which produces MENDAATLYCPNEACLAANPLTHKFCQRCSTPIPKRYLWAVGDGLSVGSPGDVLADRYLVISKSVVLDRKPGLLPQSPELDNLESIKAYLRLIPYSLNVPQVYGILPLSEGKSHKEILLLEQPPLYVDSSGLQVQLCSQLDNAWRDATSMRQLNWLWQIANLWQPLHSQGVANSLIDPYLLRVEGSLVRLLELRSDASKAPALAELGKFWQKLESKSKPAISEFVHEICNFLIQGKINSPEILISVLDKGLAELGRSQTPTIKIVTKTETGPSRQRNEDACYPASGTVVNKPPQAVGSLAIVCDGIGGHQGGNVASNLAIETIYHQVQQLTTVSYDHIEPSILLADLDHAVAIANDKISQRNDSENRQARQRMGTTVVMALPIAHEMYITHVGDSRAYWITRHGCYQVTLDDDVASREVRLGYAIYREAVQQGGAGSLVQALGMSPSDSLHPTSQRFILDEDAIFLLTSDGLSDFDRVEDYWETEILPILHGQDDIVQVADKLVELANTRNGHDNVTLALLHHQVQYCEPELTLKAVIPDISSFPSANGVTKGLQPTLLKGSPNQKTKVLSEQKSTAIAKLPLNFIVPFVLVVLAGSVGYSLKGSLEEFARSVGILPPKTAQSSSTAPAIKPPFRVNELKPGWVMKFQSEETLNDVNFPQDSHWEVIPRDEPNPDLAPEDSLVNLQLCSTSTESLPSKVTIVTTVTIKLSQLEKLKVEVLQSKTGTPCDPDFIPPLGPNKPSNPL; this is translated from the coding sequence ATGGAAAATGATGCGGCAACGCTCTACTGCCCAAATGAAGCTTGTCTGGCTGCCAACCCCTTAACTCACAAGTTTTGCCAGCGATGCTCTACACCCATACCCAAACGTTACCTCTGGGCTGTAGGGGATGGTTTGAGTGTGGGTAGCCCTGGAGATGTATTAGCCGATCGCTATTTAGTAATTAGTAAATCTGTTGTTTTAGATAGAAAGCCAGGATTACTACCCCAATCTCCTGAATTAGATAATTTAGAGAGTATTAAAGCTTATCTCAGACTAATTCCCTACAGCTTAAACGTACCACAGGTATATGGAATACTTCCTCTATCTGAAGGTAAGTCTCACAAAGAAATATTACTTTTAGAACAGCCGCCTTTGTACGTAGATAGTTCAGGACTACAAGTGCAGCTATGTAGCCAGTTAGATAATGCTTGGCGCGATGCGACATCAATGCGCCAACTTAATTGGTTATGGCAGATAGCTAATTTGTGGCAACCTTTGCACAGTCAAGGCGTGGCTAATAGCTTAATCGATCCTTATTTACTCCGGGTAGAAGGTTCATTAGTCCGGTTGTTAGAATTGCGTTCTGACGCTTCAAAAGCACCAGCGTTAGCCGAATTAGGTAAATTTTGGCAAAAATTAGAGTCAAAGTCTAAACCAGCTATATCGGAATTTGTTCACGAAATTTGCAACTTTCTCATTCAGGGAAAGATTAATTCTCCGGAAATACTCATTTCAGTTTTAGATAAAGGTTTGGCAGAATTAGGACGCTCACAAACTCCCACGATTAAAATTGTCACGAAAACAGAGACGGGGCCGAGTCGTCAACGGAACGAAGATGCCTGCTACCCAGCCAGTGGAACAGTTGTGAACAAACCACCACAGGCAGTCGGCTCCTTAGCAATTGTCTGTGACGGCATTGGCGGACACCAAGGAGGCAATGTCGCATCTAATTTAGCGATTGAAACAATTTATCATCAGGTACAGCAACTAACCACGGTTTCTTATGATCACATAGAACCTTCAATACTGCTGGCTGATTTAGATCATGCAGTGGCAATTGCTAATGACAAAATTAGCCAACGCAATGACAGCGAAAACCGCCAAGCGCGTCAACGTATGGGTACAACCGTAGTGATGGCGTTACCTATTGCCCACGAAATGTACATTACTCACGTCGGAGATAGTCGCGCCTACTGGATTACACGCCACGGTTGTTACCAGGTTACTCTAGATGATGATGTGGCTTCTCGTGAGGTACGACTGGGCTATGCTATCTATCGTGAAGCGGTACAACAGGGTGGTGCTGGCTCTCTGGTGCAAGCGTTAGGCATGAGTCCTAGTGACTCATTACATCCTACTTCCCAGAGGTTTATCCTGGATGAAGATGCGATTTTTTTACTGACATCAGATGGATTGAGTGATTTTGACCGGGTGGAAGATTATTGGGAAACAGAAATTTTACCAATTCTTCATGGTCAAGACGATATAGTCCAGGTTGCTGACAAGTTGGTGGAACTTGCTAACACCAGAAATGGACATGATAATGTCACTTTGGCATTATTACACCATCAAGTCCAATATTGCGAACCAGAGTTAACCCTCAAAGCAGTCATTCCAGATATTTCTTCCTTCCCATCTGCCAATGGTGTAACTAAAGGCTTACAACCAACCCTACTAAAGGGTAGCCCTAACCAAAAAACGAAAGTCCTATCAGAACAAAAGTCTACCGCAATTGCTAAACTGCCCTTAAATTTCATAGTTCCCTTTGTGTTGGTTGTCTTGGCTGGTTCAGTAGGATACTCGCTCAAAGGTTCATTAGAAGAATTTGCGAGATCAGTCGGTATTCTGCCCCCTAAGACTGCACAGTCAAGTTCTACTGCTCCAGCAATAAAGCCACCTTTCCGAGTCAATGAACTCAAGCCTGGATGGGTGATGAAATTTCAGAGTGAAGAGACTTTGAATGACGTAAATTTTCCCCAAGACAGTCATTGGGAAGTTATCCCAAGAGATGAACCAAATCCCGATTTAGCTCCAGAAGATTCCTTGGTAAATCTACAGCTTTGCTCCACATCTACCGAAAGTTTACCCTCAAAAGTAACAATAGTAACAACAGTAACGATAAAATTGTCTCAACTAGAAAAGTTAAAAGTGGAGGTCTTGCAATCAAAAACTGGAACTCCCTGCGATCCTGACTTCATTCCACCCCTAGGACCAAATAAACCAAGTAATCCCCTTTAA
- a CDS encoding CHAT domain-containing protein codes for MPSLNLAIARLINTGTDNFAIWVVKAPYPSGYVLHDCVWPVELTQVWQEWQQMFAGHSGLDIFPGFQPQSINALSINLVSPPSGQTAGYSSRLMQYLGINLWKWIFAGPILGSLERSRGIAMGQHTRLRFRLEIRDPDLIALPWEIMQRQAGQSAMSLSPDLLFSRTTSQVEPLPYLRTDQALNILLVLGHDENLQLSQEADILEKFLASSNSPGSAPCTVKTLLQPTPQELIQELQTSGYNVFFYAGHGLPGPDGGLFFLRPGMTLNGIELAQVLTCSGLKLAVFNACWGAQPAAINHQAIPASSLAEVLIRHGVPAVLGMRDQIADHESHSFIQAFTQALRSRKSIDEAVAEARQELLTLYKFNQIAWTLPVLYLHPDFDGELIKSFDEGITELPDSVIPNINSPIPIAFLRSLSSGGQTWVLQPGVTRIGRRKDNDIVIPEPSVSNRHAEILCRSTLTGTTTVRTYYLQDFSTYGTTWCLGANGWQQILREEVSLQSGMQLRFGSSRGEIWQFVIEDA; via the coding sequence ATGCCATCCCTAAACTTGGCGATCGCCCGTCTCATCAACACTGGCACAGATAACTTCGCCATTTGGGTCGTCAAAGCTCCCTATCCCAGTGGTTATGTTTTACATGACTGTGTTTGGCCTGTTGAACTCACTCAAGTTTGGCAAGAATGGCAACAGATGTTTGCTGGCCACAGTGGTTTAGATATTTTTCCAGGTTTCCAGCCGCAGTCAATTAACGCACTCTCCATCAACTTAGTTTCACCCCCTTCAGGACAAACGGCTGGTTACAGTAGTCGTCTGATGCAATACTTGGGGATTAATCTCTGGAAATGGATCTTCGCCGGGCCAATCCTTGGTAGTCTGGAACGCAGTCGGGGCATAGCGATGGGACAGCATACACGTTTGCGTTTTCGCTTAGAAATTCGTGACCCGGATCTGATTGCCTTACCTTGGGAAATTATGCAGCGCCAAGCTGGACAATCAGCAATGTCCCTCTCTCCAGATTTGCTCTTTAGTCGCACCACTAGTCAAGTTGAACCTTTACCGTATTTGCGAACCGACCAGGCTTTAAATATTTTGTTGGTTTTAGGACATGATGAAAACCTGCAATTGTCACAAGAAGCTGATATTTTAGAAAAATTTCTGGCAAGTAGCAATTCTCCGGGATCTGCACCTTGCACGGTGAAGACACTCCTGCAACCTACACCACAGGAGTTAATTCAAGAGTTACAAACCTCCGGATATAACGTTTTCTTTTATGCTGGTCATGGGCTACCAGGGCCAGATGGCGGGTTATTCTTTTTGCGTCCGGGGATGACCCTCAATGGTATTGAATTAGCACAAGTATTAACCTGTAGTGGTCTGAAACTAGCGGTTTTTAATGCTTGTTGGGGCGCACAACCCGCCGCGATCAATCACCAAGCTATCCCCGCTAGCAGTTTGGCAGAAGTGTTGATCCGTCATGGTGTACCTGCGGTTTTGGGAATGCGTGATCAAATTGCTGACCACGAAAGCCACAGTTTTATTCAAGCTTTTACCCAGGCTTTGCGATCGCGCAAGTCAATTGATGAGGCAGTTGCTGAAGCTAGGCAAGAACTGTTAACACTATATAAGTTCAATCAAATTGCTTGGACTTTGCCTGTTCTTTATCTCCATCCAGATTTTGATGGTGAACTGATTAAAAGTTTTGATGAAGGAATTACCGAATTACCAGATAGTGTCATCCCCAATATAAATTCCCCGATTCCCATAGCTTTTTTGCGATCGCTTTCATCGGGAGGGCAAACTTGGGTACTACAACCTGGAGTCACCCGCATCGGTCGTAGGAAAGATAATGATATTGTGATTCCAGAACCTTCTGTTTCTAACCGTCACGCCGAAATTTTATGTCGCAGTACTCTGACTGGTACTACCACCGTTAGAACTTATTACCTGCAAGATTTCTCTACCTACGGTACAACTTGGTGTTTAGGCGCTAATGGTTGGCAACAAATCCTCCGTGAGGAAGTTTCCTTACAATCGGGTATGCAGTTAAGGTTTGGCAGTTCTAGAGGTGAAATTTGGCAATTTGTGATTGAAGATGCTTAG
- a CDS encoding PrsW family glutamic-type intramembrane protease, translating to MTGKNTRHNAFLRLVSGNVAAFGSDSRYSLLTSKEVVIGRDPTCQVVLDAMMYRMVSRRHAVVRPLSSSTDGKFSWVLCDLNSANGTFLNGKSLSECQELHAGDRISLGSDGPQFIFEYDLISQPTVMTQQVKPLPSASKNHGHTYLKQPDSVSFTQLFPIISTGKDLTRKAYLIPGILTVIFVVLMFATVGNSQANQVIVATYIASAAYYFVYQLCGKQKPWWVLMGAALTTTLILLSPLLDLFIFVFRDILPGSLPSPQERITFTELLVRMFFGAGLMEELLKALPLMGAYFMGQGLPSPWRERIGIWEPLDGILLGTASAIGFTLLETLGQYVPNITQQVGIGAAGQLAGFQLLIPRILGSVAGHMAYSGYLGYFIGLAVLKPRMRWQILSIGYLSASALHALWNATGSINALLLVVVGVLSYAFLMAAILKARVLSPTRSQNFATRFIGPK from the coding sequence ATGACAGGCAAAAACACAAGACATAATGCATTTCTGCGGCTAGTGTCTGGTAATGTAGCAGCTTTTGGATCTGATTCTCGCTATTCGCTGCTCACCAGTAAAGAGGTAGTAATTGGACGCGACCCCACCTGTCAAGTTGTCTTGGATGCCATGATGTATCGGATGGTGTCTCGCCGTCATGCTGTGGTTCGTCCCCTTTCTTCATCTACCGATGGCAAATTTAGCTGGGTACTTTGTGATTTAAATAGTGCTAATGGCACTTTTTTAAATGGAAAAAGTTTGTCTGAATGTCAGGAATTACACGCAGGCGATCGCATTTCTCTAGGTTCTGATGGACCGCAATTTATTTTTGAGTATGATTTGATATCTCAGCCTACGGTGATGACACAACAAGTCAAGCCATTACCATCAGCTTCCAAAAATCACGGTCATACCTACTTAAAACAACCAGATTCCGTCAGCTTCACTCAACTGTTTCCGATTATTTCCACGGGTAAGGATTTAACTCGTAAAGCTTACCTGATACCGGGAATACTCACTGTCATATTTGTAGTGCTGATGTTTGCTACGGTCGGTAATTCCCAAGCTAATCAAGTCATAGTCGCAACTTACATCGCATCAGCTGCATACTATTTTGTTTACCAACTTTGCGGGAAACAGAAGCCTTGGTGGGTGCTAATGGGCGCAGCATTGACTACAACGTTGATTTTGCTGAGTCCCCTGTTGGATTTATTTATCTTCGTGTTTCGGGATATTTTGCCTGGTAGCTTACCTTCACCTCAAGAGCGTATCACTTTTACAGAATTGCTGGTACGAATGTTCTTTGGTGCAGGGTTGATGGAGGAGTTACTTAAGGCGTTACCCTTAATGGGAGCATATTTCATGGGTCAGGGCTTACCTTCACCTTGGCGGGAACGCATCGGTATTTGGGAACCTTTAGACGGGATTCTCCTGGGAACGGCTTCGGCTATCGGTTTCACTCTCTTGGAAACTCTTGGACAGTATGTGCCAAACATTACTCAACAGGTGGGAATAGGGGCTGCTGGTCAATTGGCGGGGTTTCAACTGCTGATTCCCCGAATTTTAGGCTCTGTAGCCGGACATATGGCTTACAGTGGCTACCTGGGCTATTTTATCGGTTTGGCTGTCCTCAAGCCCCGGATGCGTTGGCAAATTCTCTCTATTGGTTATCTTAGCGCCTCTGCACTCCATGCTTTGTGGAATGCGACAGGATCTATTAATGCTTTACTGTTGGTGGTGGTTGGGGTGTTATCTTATGCCTTCTTGATGGCTGCAATTTTGAAAGCACGGGTGTTGTCACCAACGCGATCGCAAAATTTTGCTACCCGCTTTATTGGCCCCAAATAA